The DNA segment CGTGGGTGACGAGCAGCCGTTCAAAAATTTCCATCTCAAGGTGGAGGTCAAAACGGACCCGGTGTCCAACGGCGGCATTTATTTCCACACCAAGTATCAGGAAAAGGGCTGGCCGCGGGGCGGGTTTGAATGTCAGGTCAACAACACGCACGGGGACTGGAAGAAAACGGGCAGCCTCTACGACGCGGTCAACGTCTCGCAATCCCTGGCCCGCGACAACCAATGGTGGACGCAGGAAATCATCGTCGAAGGCAGCAAAGTCACGGTGAAGGTGGATGGCCAGATCGTGCTGGAATATAACGAGCCGCCCGGCGCGCAGCCGGGCAAGGATTTCGAGCGCAAACTGTCACAGGGCACGTTTGCCTTGCAGGCGCACGATCCCAAGAGCGTGGTGCGCTACCGGAACATCCGCGTCAAACGGCTGTAATTTTCTCCCGGTCGCGGCTTCACGGGCTGAAGGGGGTGCGGGGTTGGATTTGGCAACGCGCGAATCGGCCCTATAATTCCGTAGTCATGCTGGCAACGTCAGAGATCATTCAAGCCGCCGCGCAAACCAACCGGATCAACCGCCTCTGGCCGCGGTGGCGCGAAGTGCCGTTGTATCACGCGACCCTGACGACACCGCATCCGACGCTGCCCGAGTTACCGATCATCACCAAGCGCGAGATGCGCGCGGGCTTCCCCAAAAACTTTCTGCCCGAGCGGCTTTCCCTGGACGACCTGGTTTCCCGGCGCGTGGTGGAACTGGAGTACACCTCGGGCACTTCCGAGGAGCGATTGCCGGTCATCATGCCGTTGGGGTGGTGGAACGAACAGGAAGCGCGGGCGTTGCGGTTGAATCACTTCGTGGCCCGGGTGCTGGAGCAACAGCCCCACGCGCGCCGCGCCACGTTGACGCCGCCCGCCTGCAACGGGCTTACCTGTCCGACGGTCTGGGCTTCTCCGGCGGAACGCACGCTGGGCAACACGCTTTATCTGAACCTCGCGCGGATTCCCTTCACGCTGGATGAAACGGAGCTGCAACGCATGGCGCAGGAGGCGCTGGATTGGCAGCCGCAATTTCTGGATTTGGACCCGGTGCATGGGCTGTGGTTCGCCTTGTTCTGCGAGCGGGCCGGCCTCCGGTTGCTCTCGGTTCAATTCATCCTCTGCAGTTATGAATTCGTCAGCGTCGTACACCGGCGGATTTTGCAGCGGGTCTTTGGCGTGCCGGTGTTCAATCTGTATGGCTCGACGGAGACGGGCCATCTGTTGATGGAAGACGAGTCCGGCGCGATGAAACCCAGCTACGAAACGGCGTTCCTCGAGGTGATGGAACCCGATGCGTCCGGGATCGGTCCGCTGCTGGTCACGACGCTGTCCAACGATTACATGCCGCTGCTGCGCTATCGCATCGGCGACCTGGTGCGGCGGCACGAACGGGCTTACGGCACGGATTACACGGTGCACGGGCGGATTCGGGACGCGCTCACGGCGGCGGACGGGCGGCGCGTCACGACGTGGCAGGTGGATCAATGCCTGCGCGACGTCGGGGGGCTGGCGCATTACCAACTGCGCCAGACGGACGCGGCTCAATTTGACCTGCGCTATATTGCGGACGCTCAAGGACCGTCAGCGGCGGATCAAGCCACCATTGCCACCCGTTTGAAAGCCCTGCTGGGCGTGCCGGTCAAAATGACCGCCGTCCCGCTCTTACTACCCGAAGCCTCCGGCAAATTCCGCCTCACCCATCGGGTCACGACTCCAGATCACGCCACTATGGGCGAGACCACCGAAACGCTGCACAAGAAACAGGGCTGCAAAGAAGAAGCAAACGGCGGCACTGGTAGCGTCGCTCCATGAGCGACGCCATCTGACGATGAATTTAGCGGCGGTCACAGACCGCCGCTACAAGACTGCTACAATCAAGTCGCTCCGGGCAACCGGGGTGGCTTTTCCGTTGTTGGCAAAAAATTCGGATGGAAGTATCATTTCCGCATGAATGGCTATGCCGCAACTTTGGAAGCTCTGTCCGCCTTGCCGTTGGACGAGCAGGAATCGGTCGTTGCCGTCGTGCAGCATCGTCTCGCGGAACAACGCCGGGCGGAGTTGATTGCCACGGTTAAGCAGGCCCGCAAGGAATTCGCCGCCGGCAAAGGCAAATCTGCTTCCGTTGCCGCCATCATGCGGCAGGTCAAACCGTGAAACACCAGTTGCTGACCAGTCCGGCGTTTTTGCGTTCCGCCAAGCGATACCTCAAGAAACACCCGGCTGCCGCGACTGAACTGGAAACGCTGCTCGAATGTCTGACCGCCGATCCGTTTGCGCCCGCGCTTCGCACACACAAACTCAAAGGCGCGCTGGCTGGTTCCTGGGCTTCCAGCGGCGGATATGATTTGCGCGTGGTTTTTCATCTGACCAAACATCGCGGTCACGCCGCGATTGCGCTCGAAGCCGTTGGCGCGCACGACGAAGTTTATTGATAAATTTATTGATGTAGCGTCGCTCTATGAGCGACGGAAATTTAGCGGCGGTCACAGACCGCCGCTACAAGGCCGCTACAATCAAGCCGCTCCGAGCAACCGGGGCGGCTTGGCATTTTCCGTGGCGATGCTGGACACCCTCTCTCGCTTTTGGAAGACTGCGCGGGCGTGAAACAATCAATCGTCACCGTGGATATGGAAGGCGTGTTGACGCCGGAAAGCTGGATCGCCGGCGCCGAGAACATCGGCATTCCGAAATTATCTCACGCCCGGCACCGGCCATGGGCGAAAGGCGGGGACGAACCGACCAGGGCGTCTAACGTTCCGGTGACTCGCACCTGGGCATAACTGGATTGATGAGCCTATCGAACCACTTTCAAGCAAATGGAGTTTTGCTCCCGTTCCCATTATTTTCCATGTCTCCGCGTGAAACTCCCAACGGCTTGAACGCCGCCAACCGATGACCGCAGCGCCACCAGTCAGTACCGAGCGCGTGCCTTTGGTGCGCCTGACCGGCATCTCGAAGCGCTTCGGTCCGGTGCGCGTGCTGCATCAGGTACAATTGGAGGTGGCGGCGGGCGAAGTTCACGTGCTGGCGGGTGAAAATGGAGCGGGCAAAAGCACCTTGATAAAAATTCTCGCGGGCATTCACACCGATTTCGAAGGCCGCATCGAATACGCGGGTCGAGCCGCCCGGCCCCGCTCGCCGTTGGAAGCCAACGCGCTCGGCGTGGCGGTGATCCATCAGGAATTGTCGCTGATCGGCCCCATGAGCGTGGCGGACAACATTTTTCTCGGTCGCATGCCGACGCGCAACGGTTTCGTCCGCGACGCGCGCCAGCATGAGGAAGCCCGGCACTGGGTGCGGCAACTGGGGCTGGAATTGGACGTGCGCCGGCCAGTTGAACAATTTCCCATCGCCGTCCAGCAACTCATCGAGATCGCCAAGGCGCTGAGTCAAAACGCCCGGGTGCTCGTCATGGATGAACCGACCAGCGCTTTGAACGCGCCCGAAGTCGAGAAGCTCTTTGGCCTGATCCGCACCTTGAAAGCCCGCGGCTGCGGGATCGTTTACATCACGCACAAGATGGAGGAGATCGAGCACATCGCGGATCGCATCACGGTGCTGCGCGATGGCGAATGGATCGGCACCGCTCCGGCCAAAGAGCTGCCCCCGGCGCAATTCATTCAATGGATGGTCGGTCGCGAGTTGGGGGAACAATTTCCCCGCCGCGCGCCCCAGCCGGGCGCCGAACGATTGCGGCTTGAAAATTTCAATGTTCATCCTGACGGCTTTGCCGCCAAGCCGGCGGCGGAAAACATCACGCTGGCAGTCCGGGCCGGCGAGATCCTCGGCATCGGGGGTCTGCAAGGTTCCGGCGCGAGCCAATTGTTGCTCGGTCTGTTCGGCGCGTACGGTCACTTGACCCGTGGCCGGGTGTGGTTAGAGGGCCAAGAAACCCGTTTTACAAGCCCGCGCGCCGCAATCAGCTCCGGTCTGGTTTTATTGACCAACGATCGCAAAGCCACCGGATTGGTTTTGCCGCTTTCCATTATCGCCAATGCCACGCTGGCCGGTTTGCGCGAGCTGACCCGCGCGGGTTGGCGTCACCCCGCCACCGAACGCGCCGCGGCGGAACGCACGACCGGTCAGATGAGATTGCGCGCGGCCTCGCTGGATTTGGAGGTCGGCGCGCTCTCGGGCGGCAACCAACAAAAAGTGGCCATCGCCAAATGGCTGCAAACCCAGCCCAAGGTGTTGTTGCTCGATGAACCGACGCGCGGAATTGACGTCGGCGCCAAACGCGAGATTTATCAATTGATGGATGAATGGACGGCGCAAGGCATGGCCATCATCCTGATTACGTCCGAGCTGCCCGAGTTGATGACCTTGAGCGATCGCATCGTGGTGCTGCATCGCGGCCGATTGACCGCCGCCTTCACCCGCGCCCAGGCGACCCCCGAAACCATTCTGGCGGCGGCCATGGGACACGCCGCCGTTCCGACTGCCATCCAAAAATCATGAGCGAAACCTCCCCAACCAAATCGCCTAATCCTTTCATCCAGTGCGTATCCAGCCCGGCGGGGCGCGCGTTTCTCGCGCTGTTGCTCGTGTGTCTGGTCGGCACGATCTTCAATGCTGACGGCGCGTTTTTCAAAATCGGCACGCACCGTGACGCGCTGCGCCAGGCGTCGGTGTACGGCATTCTCGCGTGCGGCTCGACGCTGGTCATCATCACGGCGGGAATTGATCTGGCGGTGGGCAGTGTGCTGGCGTTGGTGGCGGTTTGTTGTTCCAAGATGGCCATCCATTGGGGCTGGAGCGGATGGCTGGTCGTTCCCGCCTGTTTGCTGGTGGGGTGCGCGAGCGGCGGGTTGGCGGGCGTGGTGACGGCGCGACTGCGCGTGCAACCATTCATCGCCACGCTGGCCTTGATGGTGCTGGCGCGCGGCGCGGCCAAATACGCCTCCGGCGGCATGAAGGTTTCCACCGCGGTAAAGAACGCAAGCGGCGGTTACGATTACGTGGATGTGCCCGCGTTGTTTCGCCTGGTGGACACGCGGATCCTTGGCGGCCATCTCTCGGTGGTGACGGTGATTTTTCTCGTCTGCCTGGGGCTGGCGTGGCTGGCGCTGGCTAAACATAGTTGGGGGCGTTACCTGTATGCCATTGGCGGCAACGAGGAAGCTTCGCGACTCTCCGGCGTGCCGGTGGTTTGGGCTAAAATTTTTGCCTATGTCGCCTCGGGCATGTTGGCGGCCGTGGCGGGGATTTGTCAGGCCGCGCAGGAACAACAAGGCGATCCCGAAGCGGGGGTGGGCTACGAATTGATTGCCATCGCGATGGTGGTCATTGGCGGCACCAGTTTGATGGGCGGACGCGGCGGCATGGGTTTGACCTTGCTGGGCGTTCTGACTATTGGTTATCTGGACAAGATTCTTAGCATCAACGCCGTGCCGGAAGCGGGGCGATTGATGTTGACCGGCGTCATCATCGTAACGGCGGTGTTGACGCAACAACGTAAACGAACGTAAACGAACTTTGGCAAATCAAACCAACGCATGAAATCGAAAGCCCCTCGTCTGCTCACCTTACTGTCCCTCGGCTTGACCGCGATCCTATGGAGCGGTTGCTCGGACGCCTCCAAGTCCTCCAGCGACGCGGCCCCATCAGGTGGCGCGCGCACGTTCACCATCGGCATGTCGCAATGCAACCTGGGCGAACCCTGGCGCGTGCAGATGAATGAGGACATCAAAAACGCCGCCGCCAAGCACGCCAACTTAAAAGTGGTTTTCAAGGACGCGCAAAACGACACGCTGAAACAGCGCGCCCACGTCGAGGAATTTGTCAGTTCCAAGGTGGACCTGCTCATCATCAGTCCGAAGGAGGCGCAGCCGCTCACCGAACCGGTGGCCAAAGCGATGGAAGCGGGCATCCCGGTCATCGTGCTGGATCGCCGGTTGCTCGGGGACCAATACACCTGCTTCATCGGCGCGGACAACAAGAAGATCGGCAAAGCCGCGGGTGAATGGATCGTCAAGACGCTCGGCGGCCAGGGCAGCATTGTCGAGTTGATGGGCCTGCAAACCTCCACGCCGGGCCAGGATCGGCACAGCGGCTTTGTGGAAGGCATCGCTGGTTCGAATCTCAAAATCATCTTCAGCGCGGATATGAAGTGGCTTGAACCCGATGCCCGCAAAGAAATGGAATCCGCCCTGTCCCGCTTTGATAAAATTGATCTGGTCTATGCGCACAACGATCCCGGTGCGCATGGCGCCTATCTCGCCGCCAAAGCGGCCGGGCGCACGGGCATCAAGTTCGTCGGCATTGACGCGTTGCCGCAGGAAGGGGTGGCCTACGTGAGCCAGGGTATTTTGGACGCCACCTTTCAATACCCAACCGGTGGTGCGGAAGCGATTGATACCGCCCTGAAAATTCTTCAAGGCGAAACGGCACCCAAAGAAATCGTGCTCGGCACCCGGCTGTTCGACAAAGCGAATGTGACGCAAGGCGGACTGGAACTGAAGTAAATCGCACTTATGAAACAACTGGCAATCGGATGGCTTCTGACGTTCACCCTGGCGACCGCCACCGTCGCCACGACGCAACCACGCACGTTGGTCACAAGCGGTGAGTTCAAACAAATTTACAATCCCAGCGTGGGCGAGTCGTCACCCTGGTACATCAACGATCACTGCTTCATTCGCGCGCAAGACGGCAAGTGGCATTTGTTCGGCATCACGCGCGAGGAGCCGGCCAAGCCGATGGAGGAAATCACCTTCGCGCACGCCACGGCGGACACCTTGACGCAATCGCCGTGGCAGAAGTTGCCACCTGCGCTGACGGTGGCTCGCGAAGCCCCCTGGCGGGAAGTGCATTTGTGGGCGCCGCATGTGATTTTTCACAACAACCTCTATTACATGTTCTATTGCGCGGGCGGGATCAACAGCAACACGAACTATCAGATCTGTCTGGCCACCTCGCCCGATCTGAAGACTTGGACGCGCTCGCCGAAAAATCCACTGGTCGTGGACGGTTACGATGCGCGCGATCCCTATATTCTGCGCCTGTCCGACCGGTGGGTGATGTATTACACCGCCACCAGTCAACCGCAAGGCGGCAATCATATCGTGGCTTACGTAACCAGTCAGGACTTGTTGACCTGGACCAATCGCGGGGTGGCGTTCACTGATCCGGCCACGGGAACGTGGGGCGGCCCGACGGAATCTCCCTTCGTTGTTCCGCATGGTGGGGCTTATTATTTGTTTATCGGCCCGCGCGACGCCTACGACAGCACGCATGTGTTTGTGAGCAAAGACCCCTTCCATTGGAGCATTGAGAACAAAGTGGGCGACATTCCGGCGCACGCGGCGGAAGTCATTCAGGATACGGATGGCCAATGGTATGTCAGTCGTGCGGGTTGGGGTAAAGGCGGCGTTTATCTCGCTCCGCTCACCTGGCACGACACCCCTTGAACGCGTGGTTGAAAATTGCTTGCGCCCGATTGAAACGCAAAGACCTTCTCAACCGCATCCGGATTTTCTGCCAACCGGCAGCTCACTCCGTTCGCAGTAACGGAATTTACTTCAACTCCAGTTCGTCCTTGCTGGGCAACGGTGGGAACTTGCCGTGAGGTTCGGTTTGATACCAGAACGCCACTGACGCGATGTCATCCTTGAGCGGGAGGTACCGTCCCCCCGACATCCAGCCGAGCGCTTGGATGGTCACTTTCAAGTCCTGGTCGAATCGAATCGGATCGGTGATGTGCCAGCGATACAGCCCGAAGCGTTGCTGCGAATCGTAAAGGCCGTCCGGACGAATGACCTGCGGCATCCCCGCGTAGGGCCCGGTAAATTCCGTGTACCGTCGTTTGCCATCCGGTCCGCCAGTATCGAAATTGTAACTGCCACAGAAATAATCTTCCGTGCCCGTGCCGGCGATGGTCGGAAACTCCTTGTCGCCATCCAGATAGAATTTGATTTCACCCTCACCCCACCAACCGGTGCTGTGAACTTCCCACGCCAGATAAGTGCCGACGTAATGTCCCTTGCCCGTCACGCCATCAAGGATGGTGTATAGCCCGGCCTGTCGGAGCGGATCTTCCCGACGGAATTGCGCATGGAAATACGCCGCGTCATCCGGCACCGAGGTAAGCGCGTAATCAATCTGATAATAAATGGTGATTTGCGCGTCATCGAGGTTTTCAATGGTCACCCGCGCCTTTTTGCGAAACGGCATTTGCCAGTAAGAATTAAAGGCGCTGCCCGGGTTGACCCCCACCGCGAGTGAATTGATCTGGCAGTAGCGCGCCCAACCGCACGCAAAAAAATCTCCCAACGGCACCTCCACCGAAGGCTCGGGCTCGTCATCCCAATAAAACCGCAAAATCATCCAACGCGTTTTGTCCAGCGGCGCGGGGGTCAGCCAGATGTGTTGAATGCAACCCGGACCGTCAATTTCCGCCAGCGTGAAAGTTTTCTTGCCCGGAATATGAACGTAAGGCGATAGCTTCCAACCCGGCCCCAAATCGCGGGCCGCATGACGGGCCGGACCATCGGTGGACATGGCGCCCTTCCCTTTTTCGCCCGTGAAATTCTCCGGAGAGATCGAGCGCGATTTGGCATCGGACAGGCGATAGAGATTTCCGATATCGGTGCCCAGACCGTTAAACGGAGTGTCCGCAGCCCAAGTAAAGGCAGCGGCTAAAACAACGCTGAACCAGGTGATGAGAATTTTTGTTTTCATGTTTGGCAATCAAGTCAGGGTGACGAAACAACGATTTATCTTTGTGTAAAATCCCGGAGGCCGTCCAGTGATTTTTATCGCGCCACCCACCACGGTTCACGCCCATCGGGTCGGCGCTCCGAGTCGAACTACGATTTTACCGCGTACTCAGCCATGATGTCAGCGCCGCCGGGTTGAACCCGGATGCGGAAGCCCAGTTTTTTGACCAAAGCTTTCATGCCATGATTTCCGGCCAAAATCTCCGCCGTCACGCGCGACAGCTTTTCGTTCGCGGCCACCTGCAAAATCCGACGCAGCAATTCCGTACCGATTCCCTGTTGCTGCCAGCGGTCACTCACCAGCAGCGCAAACTCGGCCTCGTTCAAACCGCGATGCTTGGTCAGTCGGCCCACGCCGAGGATTTGGTTCGCCGCACCTTTGACCTTGAGTTCGGCCACGAGCGCCATCTCCCGATCGTAATCGTTGAAGCAAATCCGGACCAGGCGCTCGTGCGCAATGCGCTCGTCGAGTTTCAACTGGTTGAAGTAACGCAGATAAACGCTCTCCGGCGACAGCGTTTGATGGAACGTCACCAGCAGCGGTTCGTCCTCGGGACGGATCGGGCGGATGGTGATGGCGGTGCCGTCCTTGGTCTTCCAACGGGAAACGTAGCGCATCGGATACGGACGAATGGCGAGCTTCGGCAAATGCGCCTCCGACATTTGCGGTTCATGCAAAATGACCCGCGCATCGAGTGCCACGAGTTGATCCGCCGAGGCGAAGAGCGGATTGATGTCAATTTCCTTGATCCACCGCTGCTCGGCCACCAACTGGCTGAAGCTCACCATCAATTTTTCCAGGGCCGCCAGATTCACGGCTTTGCGACCGCGCACGCCTTTGAGCGCTTGATAAATCTTCGTTGTTTCCATCATGCGCCGCGCCAGCGTCGTGTTCAACGGCGGCAAGCCCAGCGCCTTGTCCTTGAACACCTCGACCAATTGTCCGCCCATCCCGAAAAGCAGCACCGGACCAAATTGCGGATCCACACTGCTGCCCAGGATCAGTTCATACCCCTCGCCCAACGAAATCATCGGCTGCACGGTCACCCCCTGAAAATGTTGCGCGCCCGCCTTTTTGCCGCAGGCGGATTTGATGGCCTTGAACGCGCGCCGCACTTCCGCGCCGCTGCGCAGATTCAATTGCACGCCGCCGACGTCGGTCTTGTGCGTGATGGTCCGCGAATACAGCTTGAGCACCACCGGAAACCGCAGGCGCGTGGCCAATCGCACCGCCTCGGTCTCCGTCCGCGCGATCTGGGTGGGAACGGTGGGAATTTGGTAACAATCCAGGAGCGCTTTGGATTCAGCCTCGGTGAGCGTCGTGCGCTCCGCGCGCCGGACTTTTTCAATCAAGGCGTTGGCTTGGGCACGACCGGATTCCAAGTTGCCGTCCGCCGCCGAAGGCACGGGCGTTTCGTAGAGAGCGCGAATGTTTTGCGCGTATTTGAACATCTGGGTAAAAACGCGCGCGGCGGTGTCCGGGTAAGGAAAGGTCGGGATTCCGGCGACATTCAGAATCGCCTCCCCCGCCGCCACCTCGTCGCCGCCCATCCAACTGGCCAGCACAGGTTTGCCCTCGATGTGGCCAAACGCCTTCAACTTTTCCGCCGTGCCCGTGCTGTCGGTCATGGCTTGCGGCGTCAGGATGACCAGCAATCCGTTGCTCTGCGGATCACGCCCGGTGATCTCCAGAGTTTTCGCGTACACCTCGGCGCTCGCGTCACCCAAAACGTCAATCGGGTTGTTGTGCGACCAGGCCGCCGGAAGAATTTTGTTCAGTTCCTCCACCGTGGCCTTGGAAAGGTCCGCCAATGCGCCGCCGTTGGTGATCAATGCGTCCGTCGCCAACACGCCCGGACCGCCGGCATTGGTGATCATGGTCAACCGATTTCCTTTTGGACGCGGTTGCCGTCCGATCACTTCGGACATGTAGAACAAGTCGGAAATGTTGTTCACCCGGAGCACGCCACAGCGCTTGAACGCGGCGTCCAGGACGTCGTCGCTACCAGTCAACGAACCCGTATGCGAAGCGGCGGCGCGCGCCGCTCCCTCGGTACGGCCGGGTTTGATGAGGATGATCGGCTTGCTCAAGGCAACTTCGCGGGCGGCGGATAAAAACGCCCGCGCATCGCCAATCGTTTCCATGTAAATGACAATGCTCTTGGTGTGCGGATCGTCCCCCAGGTAATAAATCAAGTCGCCCCAGCCCACATCGAGCATTGAACCCACCGAAGTGAACGTGCTGAAACCGACCTTCTCCTTCAACGACCAATCCAATACCGCGGTGCATAACGCTCCGCTCTGACTCAGAAAGCCGACGTTGCCCGGGCGCGCAATGGTGGTGGCAAACGTGGCGTTTAATCCCTGATGCGGCATCATAACGCCAAGACAGTTCGGCCCCACGATGCGCATACGGCCACCGCGCGCACAGTCCAGAATCGCCTTTTCTAACGCCACCCCTTCCGATCCGGTCTCCTTGAACCCTGCGCTGATGATGATGGCGCCGGGAATTCGCGCCTCGACGCACTCTTGAATGAGACTCGGAACCGTTTTGGCCGGAGTGCAAATAACGGCCAAATCCACCGGCTCAGGCAAGGCGCCGACGCGCGGGTAAGCTTTGACGCCGAGGACGGAATTGCGTTTCGGGTTGACCGGATAAACCGGCCCCCTGAAACCACCGCGACCGAGATTTTGAAAAATGGTGCGACCGACGCTGCCCGGATTTTCCGTCGCGCCAATCAAGGCAAGGGAACGCGGGCGGAAGATTGCATCCAACGGCAATTTTCGCGCGTGGTGAAAAATATCATGCGCGGACTCGATGGCTTGCGAGTTGTGCGAGGCGGTCGTTTCCATGACGCTCTTGTTTTAGCTAATAATAACCTAGCTGCATACGACAATTTCGGCTGACTGCGGATTGTCATTCTATCACCTTGATTTGAGGTCCGACAAATGGTCGGAATATCGGATCATTCTGAAGCTTTTACTGAAACGCCACCTCAGTATAAACTGAACCGAACGAAACAATGAGTGCCAAAACATTTACCGGACGAGCCACACCGACGGCGGACCGTTGAGAGGTTGTTGCGTATGGCCTTCACCGATTTTCCAGACCAGGCGCAGGGCGTCGAGTTGTTGCAGCGCTCGCTGCAACGGGGCCGACTGGGCCACGCCTACCTGTTCACCGGCAACCAGATTGACCCTTTGGAAGCCCTGGCCAAAACTCTGGCCAAAACTTTGAACTGCCAGAATCCGCGCAAGGTTGACGGGCAACCGGTGGATTGCTGTGACGTTTGCCTGAGCTGCAAAAAGGTGGACCAGGAAATTCACGGCGACGTGTTCTGGCTGCGCCCGGAATCCAAATCCCGCCAGATCAAAATCGAATTTATCACTCGTCGCGACGAGAGTCCGTCTCGTGTGCTTCTGGACGCCATCAACCTGAAAGCTCGCGAGAGCGAGTTCAAAATCGCCATCATTTCGGGGGCGGATCGGTTGACCGTCTCCGCCGCCAATGCCTTTCTCAAAACGCTCGAGGAACCGCCACCGAAATCCGTGATTATTTTATTATCCACGGCGCCAACCCGCGTTCTGGAGACGATTCTGTCGCGCTGTCTGCGTTTGAACTTCGGGACGGAAAACTCACGCGATTGGAGTGATGAAGTACAAACCTGGTTGGAGCGTTTCAGCGCCCTGGCCGGGCAGGAGCAGAAAAGTCTGCTGGGTAGATACCGGTTGCTCGACGTGCTGACTTCGTACCTGGCGAAAATGAGAGAGGCGGTAGATGCGGAACTGACCAGCAAATCGCCGCTGGAAAGGTATGAGGAGATCGAGAAAGACTTGCGCAAACAATGGCAGGACGAATTGAAAGCCGCCATCGAAGCCGAATACCGCCACCGGCGCGACGAGGTGCTTCTGGGGTTGCAATGGTGGCTGCGCGATATCTGGCTGCACACCTTGAAGAGTGAACCCAGAATGTTGGGCTTCCCGAAAACGACCGACACGAGCACGATCGCCGGACGGCTCACGCCCCGCGAGGCCCAAGAGAACTTGAAGGTGTTTGACCATTTACACCGTCTGCTTCACACCAACGTCCAGGAAGCTCTCGCACTGGAAGTTTGCCTGCTTAAGTTACAC comes from the Verrucomicrobiia bacterium genome and includes:
- a CDS encoding DNA polymerase III subunit; this encodes MAFTDFPDQAQGVELLQRSLQRGRLGHAYLFTGNQIDPLEALAKTLAKTLNCQNPRKVDGQPVDCCDVCLSCKKVDQEIHGDVFWLRPESKSRQIKIEFITRRDESPSRVLLDAINLKARESEFKIAIISGADRLTVSAANAFLKTLEEPPPKSVIILLSTAPTRVLETILSRCLRLNFGTENSRDWSDEVQTWLERFSALAGQEQKSLLGRYRLLDVLTSYLAKMREAVDAELTSKSPLERYEEIEKDLRKQWQDELKAAIEAEYRHRRDEVLLGLQWWLRDIWLHTLKSEPRMLGFPKTTDTSTIAGRLTPREAQENLKVFDHLHRLLHTNVQEALALEVCLLKLHL
- a CDS encoding bifunctional acetate--CoA ligase family protein/GNAT family N-acetyltransferase translates to METTASHNSQAIESAHDIFHHARKLPLDAIFRPRSLALIGATENPGSVGRTIFQNLGRGGFRGPVYPVNPKRNSVLGVKAYPRVGALPEPVDLAVICTPAKTVPSLIQECVEARIPGAIIISAGFKETGSEGVALEKAILDCARGGRMRIVGPNCLGVMMPHQGLNATFATTIARPGNVGFLSQSGALCTAVLDWSLKEKVGFSTFTSVGSMLDVGWGDLIYYLGDDPHTKSIVIYMETIGDARAFLSAAREVALSKPIILIKPGRTEGAARAAASHTGSLTGSDDVLDAAFKRCGVLRVNNISDLFYMSEVIGRQPRPKGNRLTMITNAGGPGVLATDALITNGGALADLSKATVEELNKILPAAWSHNNPIDVLGDASAEVYAKTLEITGRDPQSNGLLVILTPQAMTDSTGTAEKLKAFGHIEGKPVLASWMGGDEVAAGEAILNVAGIPTFPYPDTAARVFTQMFKYAQNIRALYETPVPSAADGNLESGRAQANALIEKVRRAERTTLTEAESKALLDCYQIPTVPTQIARTETEAVRLATRLRFPVVLKLYSRTITHKTDVGGVQLNLRSGAEVRRAFKAIKSACGKKAGAQHFQGVTVQPMISLGEGYELILGSSVDPQFGPVLLFGMGGQLVEVFKDKALGLPPLNTTLARRMMETTKIYQALKGVRGRKAVNLAALEKLMVSFSQLVAEQRWIKEIDINPLFASADQLVALDARVILHEPQMSEAHLPKLAIRPYPMRYVSRWKTKDGTAITIRPIRPEDEPLLVTFHQTLSPESVYLRYFNQLKLDERIAHERLVRICFNDYDREMALVAELKVKGAANQILGVGRLTKHRGLNEAEFALLVSDRWQQQGIGTELLRRILQVAANEKLSRVTAEILAGNHGMKALVKKLGFRIRVQPGGADIMAEYAVKS